The Candidatus Margulisiibacteriota bacterium genome has a segment encoding these proteins:
- a CDS encoding NDP-sugar synthase, with amino-acid sequence MKALIMAAGYGTRMEPLTLAVPKPMTPIVNLPTMQHNIELLKRWGFEDLTANIHYHPEQIENYFGDGYNFGVNLNYSYEEELLGTAGGVKRMGEEIARINEEFLVLSSDALTDVNLQRLVEFHKSKGALATIALARVDNVSEFGVVLHDEEGHITGFQEKPSQEEAKNDLVNTGIYVFEPEVLKMIPAGFFDFGKQLFPELISKKAPVYGYNMVEYWSDVGGLDKYIQSNYDAMKGLVQIRIPGNKKASSTWVGERERIDPSARFEGSVIIGDRCSIGKDVYIKDAVIGDKCVIRDGAVVTGSVLWSDVIVSSGSAVSDSVIGNFSYVGENVKVPSGSVIANRSVIRSGSTLQGSLHLKPNSII; translated from the coding sequence ATGAAAGCGCTGATCATGGCGGCCGGTTACGGGACCCGGATGGAGCCGCTGACCCTGGCGGTCCCCAAGCCGATGACCCCGATCGTCAACCTGCCGACGATGCAGCATAATATCGAGCTCCTCAAACGCTGGGGTTTTGAGGATCTGACCGCCAATATCCATTACCATCCGGAACAGATCGAGAATTATTTTGGAGACGGATATAATTTTGGGGTTAACCTGAACTACTCATACGAAGAAGAGCTTCTGGGAACAGCCGGCGGGGTAAAAAGAATGGGGGAGGAGATCGCCAGGATCAATGAGGAATTTTTAGTCCTCTCGTCCGACGCGCTCACCGACGTCAATCTCCAGAGATTGGTCGAATTCCATAAAAGCAAAGGGGCGCTGGCGACCATTGCTTTGGCCAGGGTTGACAATGTCAGTGAATTCGGGGTCGTTCTGCATGACGAAGAAGGGCACATTACCGGCTTCCAGGAGAAGCCGAGCCAGGAAGAGGCCAAAAACGATCTGGTCAACACCGGTATTTATGTTTTTGAACCGGAGGTCCTCAAAATGATCCCGGCCGGTTTTTTTGATTTTGGCAAACAGCTCTTTCCCGAGCTGATCAGCAAAAAAGCGCCGGTTTACGGTTACAACATGGTCGAGTACTGGAGCGATGTCGGAGGGTTGGATAAATATATCCAGTCAAACTATGATGCGATGAAGGGATTGGTCCAGATCAGGATCCCCGGGAATAAAAAGGCCAGTTCGACCTGGGTAGGGGAGCGGGAGAGGATCGACCCGAGCGCCAGGTTCGAAGGATCGGTAATTATTGGCGACCGCTGTTCCATTGGCAAGGATGTCTATATCAAGGACGCTGTTATTGGCGACAAGTGCGTGATCCGTGACGGTGCCGTGGTGACCGGGTCTGTTCTCTGGTCCGATGTTATTGTTTCCTCCGGTTCAGCGGTCTCGGATTCGGTGATCGGGAATTTTTCTTATGTTGGCGAGAACGTCAAGGTTCCGTCCGGCTCAGTGATCGCCAACCGCTCTGTAATCCGCTCCGGCTCCACGCTTCAGGGGTCCCTCCACCTTAAACCGAACTCAATAATATAA